From a single Nicotiana tomentosiformis chromosome 2, ASM39032v3, whole genome shotgun sequence genomic region:
- the LOC104102311 gene encoding subtilisin-like protease SBT3 — MTSVPLLLFSWFLFGISLLLGTSAKRSTYIVHLDKSVMPKIFASHENWHSSIINNIKIEVPTTPNDHHPVPKIVYSYDNVIHGFSAVLSKDELVALKKSPGFLSAYKDRTVEAHTTHTSEFLKLNPASGMWPASGFGQDVIIGVLDSGIWPESASFRDDGLPEVPKRWKGICKPGAEFNSSLCNRKLIGANYFNKGILADDPSVNISMNSARDTRGHGTHVASTAAGSFAKGASYFGYAPGTARGIAPRARIAVYKFSFEEGTFTSDLIAAMDQAVADGVDILTISYGWSKIPLYEDSIAIASFGAMMKGVLVTASAGNRGPEMGTLNNGVPWIFTVASCSTDRSFSGTLTLGNGLKITGFSLFPVRTMIKDFPVLYNESISPCDSSDPLSQVPNARRSIMICYSVAVEVEEQMAAISESKFGGAIYISDDPDALISNFFPNPGVVISIKEGKQVIDYALKGVKPKASISFQETRTDVKPAPVVSAFSSRGPSKSYLQIAKPDIIAPGELILAAWPSNVSAAVIGVNTFLESDYRLESGTSMAAPHVAGIAAMLKGVHPEWSPSAIRSAMMTTANPLDNTEKPIKSADNDKDATSLAMGAGLVDPNRAVDPGLIYDATPQDYVNLLCSMNLTVEQFKTIARSSAKHNCSNPSNDINYPSFIALFSPYGNYTWLEQKFKRTVTNVGVGAATYKVKVRAPENSSISISPQTLVFEKKNQKQDYTLTIRYKGVAEDQAQSGSITWVEENGHHTVRSPIVVAPQIDAWS; from the coding sequence ATGACATCAGTACCTCTTCTCCTGTTTTCTTGGTTTCTTTTtggtatttctttgttattaggAACCTCAGCAAAGAGGTCTACTTACATTGTCCATTTGGACAAATCTGTTATGCCTAAAATCTTTGCTAGTCATGAAAACTGGCATTCATCCATTATTAACAACATCAAGATTGAGGTTCCCACTACTCCAAATGATCATCATCCAGTTCCAAAGATTGTATATTCTTATGATAATGTCATTCATGGCTTCAGTGCTGTTTTGTCTAAAGATGAACTTGTAGCTCTCAAGAAATCACCAGGCTTTCTCTCAGCTTATAAAGACAGGACTGTTGAAGCTCACACTACTCATACTTCTGAGTTTCTTAAGCTCAATCCTGCTTCTGGGATGTGGCCAGCTTCTGGTTTTGGTCAAGATGTTATCATTGGTGTGCTTGACTCTGGTATCTGGCCAGAATCTGCCAGTTTCAGAGATGATGGATTGCCTGAAGTTCCAAAAAGGTGGAAAGGAATTTGCAAGCCAGGAGCAGAGTTCAATTCCTCATTGTGCAACAGGAAACTCATAGGAGCTAATTATTTCAATAAGGGTATTTTGGCTGATGATCCTAGTGTAAATATTTCCATGAATTCTGCAAGGGATACTAGAGGTCATGGCACCCATGTTGCTTCCACTGCTGCTGGTAGTTTTGCTAAAGGAGCTTCATATTTTGGATATGCTCCTGGAACAGCAAGAGGTATCGCGCCACGAGCTAGGATAGCTGTGTATAAGTTTAGCTTTGAAGAAGGAACCTTTACTTCAGATTTAATTGCTGCTATGGACCAAGCTGTTGCAGATGGTGTCGACATACTGACCATTTCGTATGGGTGGTCTAAAATTCCGTTGTACGAAGATTCTATTGCAATAGCTTCTTTTGGTGCCATGATGAAGGGTGTCTTAGTCACTGCTTCAGCTGGAAACAGAGGTCCTGAAATGGGAACTTTAAACAATGGAGTCCCGTGGATCTTTACCGTGGCATCATGCAGTACTGACCGATCATTTTCAGGGACTCTAACTCTTGGGAATGGCTTAAAGATTACAGGATTTAGCTTGTTTCCAGTGAGAACCATGATCAAGGATTTTCCTGTGCTTTACAACGAAAGTATATCTCCTTGTGATTCATCTGACCCATTATCCCAAGTCCCTAATGCTAGACGTAGCATCATGATTTGCTATAGTGTTGCAGTAGAAGTAGAGGAACAAATGGCGGCCATCTCAGAGTCAAAATTTGGAGGAGCCATCTATATATCTGATGATCCAGATGCATTGATATCCAATTTTTTTCCAAACCCTGGAGTTGTCATTAGCATCAAGGAAGGGAAGCAGGTGATCGACTATGCATTAAAAGGTGTAAAACCTAAAGCCAGCATCAGTTTCCAGGAAACACGCACGGATGTAAAGCCTGCTCCAGTCGTTTCTGCATTTTCCTCTAGAGGCCCTTCTAAAAGCTATCTGCAAATTGCAAAGCCTGATATTATAGCACCAGGAGAGTTGATTTTAGCAGCCTGGCCATCGAACGTTTCAGCTGCAGTTATTGGTGTCAATACATTTTTGGAAAGTGATTACCGTCTTGAATCAGGCACTTCCATGGCTGCTCCTCACGTTGCTGGAATTGCTGCGATGCTAAAAGGAGTACATCCCGAATGGAGTCCTTCAGCTATTCGATCTGCCATGATGACCACTGCCAATCCTTTGGATAATACTGAAAAACCCATCAAAAGCGCAGATAATGACAAGGATGCTACATCATTAGCCATGGGAGCCGGACTCGTTGATCCAAATCGTGCAGTTGATCCAGGCCTAATATATGATGCCACTCCGCAAGACTATGTGAACCTTCTCTGCTCTATGAATTTGACAGTAGAGCAATTCAAAACAATTGCTAGATCATCAGCTAAGCACAACTGCTCAAATCCATCCAATGATATAAATTATCCTTCATTTATTGCTCTCTTTAGCCCATATGGGAACTACACTTGGTTGGAGCAGAAATTCAAGAGGACAGTCACAAATGTTGGAGTTGGTGCAGCTACGTATAAAGTAAAAGTGAGAGCACCAGAAAACTCGTCGATTTCTATCTCTCCGCAGACCTTGGTGTTTGAAAAGAAAAACCAGAAGCAGGACTACACTCTGACCATACGTTACAAAGGCGTCGCGGAAGATCAAGCACAATCTGGTTCAATCACTTGGGTGGAAGAGAACGGTCATCACACAGTAAGAAGTCCTATAGTTGTAGCTCCACAGATTGACGCCTGGTCCTGA